The Siniperca chuatsi isolate FFG_IHB_CAS linkage group LG9, ASM2008510v1, whole genome shotgun sequence genome includes a region encoding these proteins:
- the LOC122882084 gene encoding adaptin ear-binding coat-associated protein 1-like isoform X1, translated as MATEGQFEYESVICVKPEVNVYRIPPRTSNRAIRAADWKLDAPDWTGRMRVTARGKVAYVKLEDKISGELFAQAPVDEFPGITVETVSDSSRYFVLRIQDDNGRSAFIGIGFGDRGDAFDFNVALQDHFKWVKQEDEFTKQAQAPDSTPKLDLGFKEGQTITLNIGQSKKKDRSRPQSSGGFGLLPPPPGGKLAPPPSSRSTNHNTQPSAGGSDTGCLLDLDASNSNSAAPSIPATTASSDLWGDFDSVSPK; from the exons ATGGCGACAGAGGGTCAGTTCGAGTACGAGTCGGTCATCTGTGTCAAACCTGAAGTCAACGTTTATCGAATCCCACCGAGAACATCCAACCGAGCTATCAG GGCTGCCGATTGGAAGCTGGATGCCCCTGACTGGACGGGACGTATGCGTGTGACGGCCCGGGGCAAAGTGGCCTACGTGAAATTGGAAGACAAAATCTCTG GGGAGCTGTTTGCCCAAGCACCAGTGGACGAGTTCCCTGGCATCACAGTGGAAACAGTTAGTGACTCAAGCCGTTACTTTGTTCTACGCATCCAGGATGACAACG GCCGCAGTGCGTTCATAGGCATTGGGTTTGGAGACCGAGGCGATGCCTTTGACTTCAATGTTGCACTTCAGGACCACTTCAA GTGGGTGAAACAGGAAGATGAATTTACCAAACAGGCGCAGGCTCCAGACTCCACTCCTAAACTGGACCTGGGTTTCAAAGAAGGACAGACCATTACTCTCAATATTGGG CAATCAAAAAAGAAGGACAGGTCTCGCCCACAGAGTTCAGGTGGCTTTGGgcttcttccacctcctcctggaGGCAAGTTAGCCCCACCCCCTTCGTCCAGATCTACCAATCATAACACACAACCATCTGCAGGAGGAAGTGACACTG GTTGTTTGCTAGATCTGGACGCCAGTAACTCCAACTCAGCGGCTCCATCCATCCCCGCCACCACAGCCAGCTCTGACCTGTGGGGAGACTTTGACTCTGTATCCCCAAAGTGA
- the LOC122882084 gene encoding adaptin ear-binding coat-associated protein 1-like isoform X2: MATEGQFEYESVICVKPEVNVYRIPPRTSNRAIRAADWKLDAPDWTGRMRVTARGKVAYVKLEDKISGELFAQAPVDEFPGITVETVSDSSRYFVLRIQDDNGRSAFIGIGFGDRGDAFDFNVALQDHFKWVKQEDEFTKQAQAPDSTPKLDLGFKEGQTITLNIGQSKKKDRSRPQSSGGFGLLPPPPGGKLAPPPSSRSTNHNTQPSAGGSDTDLDASNSNSAAPSIPATTASSDLWGDFDSVSPK, translated from the exons ATGGCGACAGAGGGTCAGTTCGAGTACGAGTCGGTCATCTGTGTCAAACCTGAAGTCAACGTTTATCGAATCCCACCGAGAACATCCAACCGAGCTATCAG GGCTGCCGATTGGAAGCTGGATGCCCCTGACTGGACGGGACGTATGCGTGTGACGGCCCGGGGCAAAGTGGCCTACGTGAAATTGGAAGACAAAATCTCTG GGGAGCTGTTTGCCCAAGCACCAGTGGACGAGTTCCCTGGCATCACAGTGGAAACAGTTAGTGACTCAAGCCGTTACTTTGTTCTACGCATCCAGGATGACAACG GCCGCAGTGCGTTCATAGGCATTGGGTTTGGAGACCGAGGCGATGCCTTTGACTTCAATGTTGCACTTCAGGACCACTTCAA GTGGGTGAAACAGGAAGATGAATTTACCAAACAGGCGCAGGCTCCAGACTCCACTCCTAAACTGGACCTGGGTTTCAAAGAAGGACAGACCATTACTCTCAATATTGGG CAATCAAAAAAGAAGGACAGGTCTCGCCCACAGAGTTCAGGTGGCTTTGGgcttcttccacctcctcctggaGGCAAGTTAGCCCCACCCCCTTCGTCCAGATCTACCAATCATAACACACAACCATCTGCAGGAGGAAGTGACACTG ATCTGGACGCCAGTAACTCCAACTCAGCGGCTCCATCCATCCCCGCCACCACAGCCAGCTCTGACCTGTGGGGAGACTTTGACTCTGTATCCCCAAAGTGA
- the LOC122882084 gene encoding adaptin ear-binding coat-associated protein 1-like isoform X3 — translation MRVTARGKVAYVKLEDKISGELFAQAPVDEFPGITVETVSDSSRYFVLRIQDDNGRSAFIGIGFGDRGDAFDFNVALQDHFKWVKQEDEFTKQAQAPDSTPKLDLGFKEGQTITLNIGQSKKKDRSRPQSSGGFGLLPPPPGGKLAPPPSSRSTNHNTQPSAGGSDTGCLLDLDASNSNSAAPSIPATTASSDLWGDFDSVSPK, via the exons ATGCGTGTGACGGCCCGGGGCAAAGTGGCCTACGTGAAATTGGAAGACAAAATCTCTG GGGAGCTGTTTGCCCAAGCACCAGTGGACGAGTTCCCTGGCATCACAGTGGAAACAGTTAGTGACTCAAGCCGTTACTTTGTTCTACGCATCCAGGATGACAACG GCCGCAGTGCGTTCATAGGCATTGGGTTTGGAGACCGAGGCGATGCCTTTGACTTCAATGTTGCACTTCAGGACCACTTCAA GTGGGTGAAACAGGAAGATGAATTTACCAAACAGGCGCAGGCTCCAGACTCCACTCCTAAACTGGACCTGGGTTTCAAAGAAGGACAGACCATTACTCTCAATATTGGG CAATCAAAAAAGAAGGACAGGTCTCGCCCACAGAGTTCAGGTGGCTTTGGgcttcttccacctcctcctggaGGCAAGTTAGCCCCACCCCCTTCGTCCAGATCTACCAATCATAACACACAACCATCTGCAGGAGGAAGTGACACTG GTTGTTTGCTAGATCTGGACGCCAGTAACTCCAACTCAGCGGCTCCATCCATCCCCGCCACCACAGCCAGCTCTGACCTGTGGGGAGACTTTGACTCTGTATCCCCAAAGTGA
- the aicda gene encoding single-stranded DNA cytosine deaminase, with protein sequence MITKLDSVLLPRKKFIFHYKNVRWARGRHETYLCFVVKRRVGPDSLSFDFGHLRNRNGCHVELLFLRYLGALCPGLWGYGGTGERRLSYSITWFCSWSPCANCSIRLCQFLSQMPNLRLRIFVSRLYFCDMEDSREREGLRMLKKAGVQITIMSYKDFFYCWQTFVARKQSKFKAWDELHTNSVRLARKLNRILQPCDTEDLRDAFKLLGL encoded by the exons atgattacaaagCTAGACAG TGTGCTTTTGCCCCGAAAAAAGTTCATCTTCCATTACAAGAACGTGCGCTGGGCAAGGGGCCGGCATGAGACATACCTCTGCTTTGTAGTAAAAAGGCGAGTGGGGCCAGACTCCTTATCCTTTGACTTTGGACACCTCCGCAATCGCAATGGCTGCCATGTAGAG CTGCTGTTCCTGCGGTACCTGGGAGCCTTGTGTCCTGGTTTATGGGGGTACGGAGGTACTGGAGAGAGGAGGCTCAGTTATTCCATCACCTGGTTCTGCTCCTGGTCTCCCTGTGCTAACTGCTCCATCAGATTGTGTCAGTTCCTCAGCCAGATGCCCAATCTTCGCCTCAGGATCTTTGTCTCTCGCCTTTATTTCTGTGACATGGAGGACAGCCGTGAAAGAGAGGGCCTAAGAATGCTGAAAAAAGCCGGCGTGCAGATCACAATCATGAGTTACAAAG aCTTCTTCTATTGCTGGCAGACCTTTGTGGCTCGTAAGCAGAGCAAATTCAAGGCCTGGGATGAGCTGCACACAAACTCTGTTCGCCTTGCTAGAAAACTCAACCGCATCCTTCAG ccCTGTGACACAGAAGATTTAAGAGATGCCTTCAAGCTTCTTGGACTGTGA